The Ptychodera flava strain L36383 chromosome 3, AS_Pfla_20210202, whole genome shotgun sequence region GTGTGGATTTTCATACCTCTATATCAAGCGAAAAGTCCTGGCTGATGGAGTTTCCACAGAACCACTGCAACTGTAAATGTTGTATCCTCCTCCCTCGGACGCAAATTTTAAACAAACCCTTAAAtgtccaaaaaaaaacaaaacaaaaaacaatggactctttttaaaaaagtatgtGAATCATCGTTGaatttgttattcaaaatttaatggACACTGAGTATTTAcgtttttttctttgttcaagttCAATTTTAAATCCCGGGGAGAAAAGGCCCTGGATTGGGATTAACTATggtgttaagaagattatgagatgtttctgtcttttgttttcctttgaacttacaattgttatataaatatgttgctagatttatttatttatttatttttgatttaatCTGCACCGGCtttaagataaaaaaaattaggaAGATGACCGAACAAATATAATAAGaagttaaatacaaaaaaaaaaatattgtgaatgtttacatcactttttgaaaatgttttggaacATGTTTACATATTAAGTTAATTCTTCTATCAGGAATTAAAGAATCCATCAGTTCGATGGATTGATTTGAAAGAAGAAAATGGTGTTTTGTCCTTGTATGTGTGGGAGAGAGTGTTTGCGTGTGCAGGTGTTGAGGAATGGCAAGGTATGAAAAGCATGGCCCCTTTGCCCCCAGGGCCAAAATTCAGGCCCCCACACCCCGAGGGCCTTCAGTGAAGATGTGTAACCCATTGAACTCCCCTTGCCTTTCTGTGATGCAATTCATGGAGGCCCTCCATGAAAAGAAGGAGGCCCCTTTGCCCCTCGGGCCATTTCCTccctctctccccctctctccctTCCTCTTTCGTGCAATGAGGTATTCCTTGCTTATGTAAGAGAGTGCTTTCATGTAATTCACTCAGTTGGCATGATGGGTGTCATTCTGCAAACATTGTTGAGATTGATCGTGAACAATCGAAGACTTTTCAAAGCCCATGTTCTTCGTCTACCTATGTGTTTTACCTTACATCATCTACGACAAATTTTTTAAACCGAAGGTTATGTCAAGATCGTCCTTATCCTGGATGTCCTGCAAAACACCTGGTCAGACTGGCAAATCATTCTGTTCAAGTGCATAACGTCGGAGACAAACTAGAAAGACATAGACTCTTAAAACTGGCTGAGAAATCTAACTCCCATCAACTGCTGCGTGACTTGATCCGAATCGTACACATTTTGACAAAAGGAGATCAATCCAACTAAGTTATGGATGCACGGCTTCACTCATCCGTTCACTGCACTCGTGTGTGGGCCAACACAGTcaggcaaaacagaatttgtgaAACGACTTCTGAAGGAAAGACAAGCCCTGATTGTTCCTTCTCCAGAAAACATCGTCTGGTGCTATGGAGAGTATCAACCTGCCTATGCAGAACTGACCGCCCAGATTCCAGGTATTCGTTTTGTGGAGGGCATTCCTGTCGACTTGGACACATTGTTTTCTCCCACGAAAACAAACTTATTGATCATCGATGATCTGATTGCAGAAACTGGCAACGACCAGAGAATTACTAACCTTTTCACAAAAGGCTCTCATCATCGCAACATGTTTGTGATGCTcatcttacaatttttttttcaccaagGCAAAGAAACTCGCACTATGAGTTTAAATTAACAATACTTGTTCCGCTACAAAAACCGACAAATCACATACTTGGCCAAACAGATGTATCCTGGACACACTCGTTTCGCTCAAGAAGCATTTAGTGATGCTACCCAAAACCCCTACGGCTATCTTCTCATTGACCTGAAACCAAACACACTGGAAGTCCTTCGTCTGCGTCCCAACATTTTTCCTGGGGAGACTACCTTCGTTTatgtgaggaaaacttaaaatagATATGACGGGAAGAAATCTCATCATTCATCATGTCTCAGCGAATGAGAAAGCATGCCCATTTTCTCTCTGTGTTAGCCAGAGGCAACCCGAAGCAGCAGAAAGGAGTTATTGAAGGAGCCAGCAACGATCTGATTCACTGTCTCTGTGAGTGTTGTTTGAACATCCTGAGGGGGAGTGTTCCATTGACGGCGAGTCAGAAGAAGACATTGAGCAAATACAAACATCAGCTTCGCACGCTGACAGATAGAAAGGTTAAAACATCTAAAAAGAAGAAAATCCTGGTTCAGAAAGGAGGATTCCTCTCTGCTGTTTTGGGACCTGTGCTGTCTGTGCTGGGAAGTCTCTTGTTTAAGTGACAGGCACCATGCCCATGGAACACGCCAAGAAGATGGCACTTGTGCCACAGGAATTGCTGGATACAATACAAGTGCAGCAGAATCAGGCTACACATCCCGTCACCAAGGTATTATCCTCATTAGATCGGGAGATGCAACAGGTTTTGGAGAGAACAGATTTAGCTGATGATGAAAAAACCAAACTGTACCAACAAGCTTCTAGCAGTATAGGGCTTTTATGGACAAAAGGAATGAACCCGTGAAAATCAGCATCGTCCCAACCGAAAGAAAAAACTGGTGCAACTTCCTCTACCGTGTCTTCATTGAACCTGACTGCAGAGGGGGAAGGGATCGACGATGCAAAGCCAAGAGATGTAGTCGAATTGGATGTCATCGAAAGTGTACCAAAATCTATGAAGAAAAAGGCACAACTACTTCTGCAGAAAGTGAAACAGAACGATCTGATTGACTGGAATGAGAAGGGGGAATTGATGTACGATGGCAGTCCCGTACCTGGCACCCACATGGTAGATCTAGTCAATGATGTTTTACGTCGAAGGAAAACTTTCACTCCTAGGGGATGGCAACAGTTTGCACAGGTATTGTCTACCATGAACGTTCCCCAAGACTTCTTTGGCAACAAAGATAGGTGGAACTGGATCCAGTCTTGGAAGAAATCCAAAGGATTAATTCACAGCGACAACAGGGATGGGGATCCGAATTGTTCGGCGAACAGCTGCCTGTCAAGAAGAAGAGGGTGTCTCCTGTCATTTCAACAGCAAGAAGACCTCGGCATCATCCAAAGAGTTGGATCGACTTTTAAAACAAGAATGCCCATTCTGCTGCTGGTCATTTTACAGGAGGTTGTGGTCATGGAGTGTTGTCCCCCCTCTCTTTCTGTAAGTGATTTTCTCAAACGAGTAAGGTGTCTTTGTGCCTGCTGTTCTGGGTCCATTGTTATCAAACATGAAACGTGTGACCAAATCGATGGACTTAGACCAACATCTCAGCCAGGTGTTTACGAACCAAGtcattctgcaagttttggaggaaTCGATGCTGTTTACCGTGCTGCAAGAGAAAGGGGGGTGAAAATCACCCGTCAGCAAGTGAGGGAATGGATGCAACGTCAGGACACTTACACACTGCACAAGCCAGTGCGATGGAGGTTTCCAAGGGCTAGAGTAATCGTCGGGGGTATGGACCAGCAGTGGCAGGTGATCTTGCCGACTTGAGTTCCCTGTCGAAATACAACCGAGGGTATCGATACATCCTCACCTGCATTGACATCCTGTCCAAGTATGCCTGGGCCATTCCCTTGAAAGATAAACGTGGAACCACCTTGGTGTCTGCCTTCCAACTGATTTTAAAAAGTGGGAGAAAACCAGAGAAACTGCAGACGGACCAGGGTAAAGAGTTTGTCAACCACTTATTCCAAAAATTTCTCAAGGGTGAAGGCATTCATTTCTTCACCACCGGCAATGAAACAAAAGCGTCCGTGGTCGAACGGTTCAATCGGACCCTGAAAACCaaaatgtggaaatacttcaccaGAAACAACACCCTGAACTACATCTCCATACTTCCTCAATTGATGCGATCTTACAACAACACCTGGCACTGCAGCATCAAGAGAAAAcctgccaatgtgaacaagaccAACGAGAAGGAAGTGTGGGATACACTGTACAGTCACTTTGAACCCCAAACCGTGAGATTCAAATACAACATTGGGGATCAAGTACGCATCAGCAAAGCCAAACGTATGTTCAAAAATGGCTACCTCCCCAATTGGACTGAAGAAGTTTTTACCATATCAGGTCGGATCTCTGATCGACCACCCTTGTACAAGTTGAAAGATTACGATGGTGAAGAGTTAGAAGGGACATTCTATGAGCAAGAACTGCAAAGAGTGGTCAAGAAAGAAGATGATGTCTTCAGAGTGGAAAAGGTACTCAAGACGAGAAAGAGAAAGGGAAAGACAGAATACTTGGTCAAGTGGTACGGTTGGCCAGCCAAGTTTAACAGTTGGGTGACGGACTTGGCAAAGATATAATAAGGAGGTGCTCTGACCAATCACCACATTTGGAACTCAACGGTCATCATGGCTGAATACCCCTTCTTCTTGACGTTGCCAAGCAATGCATCGATGGACGTCTTTCCGGATAATACTGTGACAGGCTACACTGTGAAATTACCCAAACACATTTCTCTGCAGGGGAACTGGGAAGTGGCCTTGATGGAAATACACTACCCATTCACTTGGTATAATGTGGTCGAGGGTAGGAACTTGCTCCTGTACAATGATCAGGACCATAGAGAGACACTTGTCAAAATACCTGCAGGTTACTATGATGGTTTTGGAAGTATACTGACCACTCTGAGAGGGCAAGGCTTACCCGACAATGTCCAGTTGACTTTCGACTCGGTATCCAGGAAAGTAACTGCTGATGTGAGTGAGGGTGCCAGACTCCACTTTCTCCCAGGTCTGGCCGAACTCATGGGATTTTATCCCAATACCATCTTAAGACAGAAGAGTGATGCAACTTTCATGCTCAACGTTCGAAACCTCTCTTCTCTGTATGTGTACTGCGACCTAGTGGATGAACAGTTGGTCGGAGATGTGTATGCACCCCTGCTGAGAATAGAAAACGTGGAAGGGATCATGGCCAGATGATCAACCGCACCTTCCACACTCCATACTTTCTTCCCCTTAGACATCGTGAATTCGATACAGTAGAAGTCTACATAAGAGACGACATGGGTCAAAAAGTGCCATTTCAAGGTGGGAAAGTGATCGTGACACTAGCCTTCAGGAAACGACGTCCAACACTGTTGTAGTCATGAACATGTCTCGCAGACGGCGAGTCTACGAAAACAACCCCGACACATACAAGAAGTTTTATTTGGATCAGGTTGGAAATGGAGCATCGTTTCAGGGAGCAGCCGTACAATGAGGATATGGTTTGGGCGGCATCCTCGGTGGACTCTTCCGCGCAGCCACGCCACTGCTCAAACAAGGTGCCAAAGTCCTTGGCAGACAGATGTTGAGAACAGGACTCAACATTGCAGGCGATGCACTGAGCGGACGTAACGTGAAGCGTTCTGCAAAAAGACGATTATTGAAAGCTAGCAAAGACCTGATGACAGGAAAGGGTTTAAGACAGTTTGTCTCCCAGGCAATGGTGGTGGTATAAAACGCAGAGCACCATGCAGAAGGGTCATTTCCTCCAAAGCCAAGCGACAGAGAAGATCTCCCGACATTTTTGACTGACGCTTTTTATCATGGCATTTCTTCACGAACACTCCTGCGAATGTACCAAGAGTGAACTTGACTTGTTCACAGTTCCTCCAACGCAGACCAGTGTGGAAGAGGGACAATGGGAAGAAGTGCATCCCCTGACACACATTGTGGAATCGGGACCCATCGAATTTGTGATTTCGGGTTCAGGGGAAGACTACATTGATCTGTCCTCAACACTCCTTCTGATCAAGGCTAAGATTACAAAAGCCGATGGTACTAACATCGTGCAGATGCAGCAGTAGGTCCCGTCAACTTGTGGCTCCATTCACTGTTCAGCCAAGTGGATGTACACCTCAATGGCAAAATGATATCCAACCCCTCCCCTACTTACCCCTACCGAGCGATGTTGGAGACCTTGTTGAATTACGGTGAGGAGGCCAAAGTCACCCATATCGGTTCAGCCCTATTCTTCAAGGACTATCACTTGAAAATGGATGAAGTGGACCCTACCAAAGCAGGTGGAGAAGTGAACAAGGGACTGAAAAACCGATATGCCTTCACATCTGGCAGTCAAGTTGTCGATATGGTAGGACCCATCCATTCGGATCTCTTCTTTCAGCCCAAATATCTAATGAATGGTGTCGAATTACGTCTCAAACTCAATAGAAGTAAGAATGCCTTCTCCCTTGTGAGCTCTGCAGAAAATCCAGGCTTCAAAGCTGTAGTCACTGAAGCCACACTACTGGTCAGGAAAATAAAACTCAGTCCGTCGGTACAGCTGGGCCATGCAGAAGCTTTAAAGCAGGGACCGTCCAAGTATCCCGTACatcgttgtgtgatgaaggttcTGTCCATTCCCGGAGACACCATGTCGTTCAATAAAGACCACATCTTTCTGGGACAGCTACCTAAATGAGTGGTCTTGGGTCTGGTGGACAACGACGCCTTCAACGGTTCATAAAAGAAGAATCCTTTCAACTTCAAACATTACGACATGACGTCGCTGGTCCTAAATGTGGGTGGAAAACAAGTGCCGAGCAAACCCCTGAAACTGGACTTCACCCATGCTGGCGGCCAATCATTCATCATGGCCTACTATTCCCTGTTTACAGGGACGAATAAAACAGGTCGGGATGAAGGAATCAACATCAATCGCTATGAATACGACAATGGATACACACTGTTTGCCTTTGATCTCACACCTGACTTGTCTGCTGACGGAGGACATTTGAACCTGGTCAAAGAAGGCAACTTGGGCATCGAACTGCAGTTCAGACAAGCCCTGCCAAATACGGTGAATTTACTCGTGTATGGCGAGCTGGACAACGTCATTGAAATTGACAGAGATCGCAATGTCCTATTTGACTTTTGATCCCTGATCATTGGACGAACATCACACAAGAGAAGAATGGACACTCTCAAGCTCAGGGAGATCTTGCTTGCAGATCAGTACACGGCATCCTCTTTTGGTGGGGTGAGAGCCTCTGATAAGTTACCCAAGGCCAAACTCAAATCCTTTCCTGCCGCTTTTGTTGCCAATGTGGATCCCAGTACCAAACCAGGAAAACATTGGGTGGCTTTCTACTTTGTGGATAGTAACAATGGGGAATATTTCGATTCCTATGGATGTCCACCCATCAAGACACCTTTCGAGACATTCCTGAAAAGAAACTCTCTGACTGGATCTATAACAGGCAGAGACTCCAAGGACCCCTTTCTTCAGTATGTGGACAGTACGTTCTCTATTATCTGCTGCATCGGTGCCGGGGATGGTCCATGCCAAACATTGTGAAGCAATTCACTGAAGATTTGACTTTCAATGACTTTCTTGTCAATGATTTTATCGAGAAACTGACaggttttgattttgatgtttATGATGTTACCTTTTAAAGAAGCGTTAGAATTTGTCGTTTGCTTTTCATTGCAAGTTAGTTGTTCTTTGTATATTTGCATTGGTGTTagcatttgaataaatttttaaaaagttgttcagttgaaaacattgccagtgtgtacattttttatcccccccccttttttttctttttcaagggTTGGTTTAGCGGACGGGGGGTAAGGGGGTAGttaaacataatcaatcatCCACACTTCTCTCTCACACAAAgacaagttttgtttttgtttgttcatCTTTAAGTCTTAATagcacattttattttcttaaatgCAAAACTTTATATAACACAAACATGAAACAGAATACAACAAGTTGCAAGTGTCCCGCAGTGTTCTTGTTATACTGAAAAAAGTCCGAGAAGAAACTTCAAGGAATTCATTGCATGCTCAACCTTTCGAAAAGAAAGAACATAAAAAAAATAGCAACTCGAGCTAAAGATGCGGTAAATAACTTTGAACATTGActgatacaattgaaaacatTGCCGAAATCCTAACAACTAGAAGATCCATTTGTTGCACACATGGACTCGATAATGTCATTGCAGAGAACCATTCCGTACACAGTAATATTGTCCATCAAGGCTTCAAAGCATCCCTCTGGATCGTCGGCCCATCGATAACACAGTAAGTGCAGCAATTCGTCAAGGTCAATCAATCCAAAGTCCATTTGGAGGTTACAGATCTCTGCAACTTCCTGGACAGATCTTTCCACTACAGACATGTCGATCCGTTCAGCAGCAGCTCCAAAGTATTTGGAAATCACTTCCCTCTGTCCAGCAGGTGTGCAACCATAATGTAGACACTCGTGTTCCCTCTGGGACAGATAGTCATGTTGACATCCCTCACAGTTTTCACTCACGAGTTTATCAACTTCCTGTGAGATAAATTTCGCATAGATGTATTTCACCAGCTTGCGTGCCACTTTCCTATCCAGATCGTTGGGGATGGGGGGTGGAGTGTACTCTGGAATAGAATGAATTAACTACAGGTCAGCATCTGGACAGCATCATCAACTCTCCCTATGATACATTTTAACTGACACCATTCATCCAGTCTTAATGTAATACCTTTCTTGGTTGGTATCAACTGCTCAGTCTTCTCCTGCTTAAAGAACTCACGAATTCCAACATAGGCACTTCCCTTGTACATCTTGACACTAACAAGCCTAGCAGATGTGTCCATTGAAGAAAGTTGAAATCGAAACTCCTTCTCACCTGTTTGAGTGTTGACATCACTGGTGATGGGTCTGGAGTGCACTTGGGAGTACAGTTGCGGCTGGCTATCTGTCACATCTGTACTTTGAGAATCGAACAGAAGGGGTGTTGATGGTGGTTCTTGGGCAGGCTCAGGAAGAGTGGGACTGTGGTTGCCAGGGGAACTGGCTGCAGGCTCATCAAAACCTTCTGGGACACCAGGCATTGACCATCGGCTTTCATTGGTTTTGATATTGAAGTAATAGGGCTTCTCGACCCTCGCTGAATAACATTTGCGCCATCCTTGCTGACACTGGCTCGGTGTAAGGTCACAGGTTGCCATAGCTGTATGTGTCTGCACTTGTCAAAGGTCAGAGCTCGAATGAGGCCCTGAGTGGCCCTGATCTCTTTTAAAAAGtgtcctcatttgcataacttcAAATGGACCAATCAGGTGATCAGTTTGAAATGGGACGTGTGCAAACTTTACATATTAGGCAATGGAGGACCACCTAtctcaactttcaaaattcaaataaacCAATCAGGGTTAAGTGTCAAAAAGGGAGCCACACGATTTTTCTTTGGGGAGTTAGGGGGTCCGATACCACACGCGCCCCTCGCTTTGTTCCTAAATTTGAGGGAGGGGAGAGTGGGCCACAATTGCAAGCTTTCCAGTCAAGCCAAGGGCTTAGGTgacacattttaactttttcgggTGAGCTAGGGGGTCCAGTACCATACACTACGGACCCAAATTGGGCGCGCCACATTTTTTTGAAGTAAGCTAGGGTGTCAGGTGTCTCCCGCGCCACCGCGCCACGGACCACAAGTGGGCGCACCACACTTTTTTGGGTAAGCTAGGGGGTCCGCGCCACCGCGCCACGGACCCAAATTGGGCGCGCCACACTTTTTGGGTAAGCTAGGGGGTCCACGCCACACTGGCTGCAGCTCATCAAAACCTTCCTAAATTTAAGGGAGGGGAGAGTGCGCCACAATTGCAAGCTTTCCAGTCAAGCCAAGGGCTTAGGTgacacattttaactttttcgggTGAGCTAGGGGGTCCAGTACCATACACTACGGACCCAAATTGGGCGCGCCACACTTTTTTGAAGTAAGATAGGGTGTCAGGTGTCTCCCGTGCCACCGCGCCACGGACCACAATTGGGCGCACCACACTTTTTTGGGTAAGCTAGGGGGTCCGCGCCACCGCGCCATCGACCAAAATTGGGCGCGCCACACTTTTTTGGGTAAGCTAGGGGGTCCGCGCCACCGCGCCACGGACCAAAATTGGGCGCGCCACACTTTTTTTGGTAAGCTAGGGGGTCCGCGCCACCCGCGCCACCGCGCCACGGACCCAAATGAGAGTGTTACTATGCCGTTCTATACTACTTGCCTGCCAACGGAACTTTTAGCTATGCATCAACTGACTAGAAAAATGTCTTAATAAATAAGTTTGATAGTTCTCTAATGGTATTGCCTTGTGGTGACAACGATTGGACTTACTTACACTGCACAtcaatgtcaatggaagctCTTCCAAAACCTTTTGTTCCATCCCAGAACGTATTTTCAGCAATACAGGTGTAAATGCCTCTTTGGTATTTgctgacattttgaatttccagtaCCGCGCCCTCTTGTACTCCATTGCCTTCGTATTCCCAGTGTACATGAAGGTTGTCTATTGGATTTGCATCCACGATACACCGTGCAGTGTAAGTGTCACCCTCAACAATCGTTGTTTCAAGAACAGTTGATCCGTTTTCTTCTGTGATTTCAATATCAGGTGGATCTGAACAACATTTGAATCAGAATCAGAATTTTGATGACTGGTTCATGACGTTTACGATACGAGAAAATAGTAACCTACATAATACAACAAACTCTCGTATCatgaatattttctttgttcaatTCATTGCTTTTGAATTTGTGATTTTGCTTTGAATTCGCAGAcaatactgcaaaatgtttttatgtcatttgaACGATATATCGTGTGAAAATCTTATCTCAATTGAGAAAATGCGTGACTCACATTGTACACTGATGACGATGTCATCTTCACAGCTCAGCTCAGTCCATTTCCAAGGAGGTATAGTATAGTGTTCTAGTTGGCATTTGAAAGCTGCTCCGTTGTCGTCTTTATAAAGTGTAGTTGTCCACATATTTACGTTTCCTCTGGTTCGAGATATTGCCATTGTGGTTTTATACCAGACTAGGTTCCCCGGAGCATTGTCGTTGAGTTCAATTGTGCATGTAAAAGTTACGTTGTTGTCAGTAATTACAGTGAAGCCGGTGTTGATTATGCAATACGGTCCATTTACTGTAAACAGTAAAACACATGAAAAGGAACATTCAGATCTCCTTGACAAGTTAAGCATTTCTCCAGTGTACAAAAGCTTCACAAAACGTCACCTGGAATTAACGTAAAGGGGGCTGTACATATCATTATATTGAAATACGAATGCCTCATAAGTTTacactgcaaaaattttgatagtgCAAGATAGTGGAGTTACCTGTACATCTTTGCATAGGGACCCTTTCTACCAAAAAGTGCGTAATCAAAGTGTGGGTAAGCCACAATGGAAGGGGGTTCGTTTCACAGCAATGAGTGGGTGACGATACAAGACAATGACACTTGGCTGAACTGTAACTGGGAACGCACGTTTATTGACTGCAATACTGTTACATGACTTACATGTGCTCTCTCGCTCACGCTCACGCTGACAGCACAGTGcccaaaaatacatggcatgcGTGCTTATATGCTA contains the following coding sequences:
- the LOC139125800 gene encoding uncharacterized protein, which codes for MATCDLTPSQCQQGWRKCYSARVEKPYYFNIKTNESRWSMPGVPEGFDEPAASSPGNHSPTLPEPAQEPPSTPLLFDSQSTDVTDSQPQLYSQVHSRPITSDVNTQTEYTPPPIPNDLDRKVARKLVKYIYAKFISQEVDKLVSENCEGCQHDYLSQREHECLHYGCTPAGQREVISKYFGAAAERIDMSVVERSVQEVAEICNLQMDFGLIDLDELLHLLCYRWADDPEGCFEALMDNITVYGMVLCNDIIESMCATNGSSSC